One Ricinus communis isolate WT05 ecotype wild-type chromosome 1, ASM1957865v1, whole genome shotgun sequence DNA window includes the following coding sequences:
- the LOC8263382 gene encoding probable amino acid permease 7 → MGEEVEPQETPLLQKQAAETALERTGTLWTAVAHIITGVIGSGVLSLAWSMAQLGWIAGPLTMMCFALVTLLSTYLLCDCYRFPHPELGPSRNRSYLQAVDVSLGKKASWICGIFVELSLYGTGIAYTITSAISMRAIRKSNCYHKEGHSAACEFSDTSYMLIFGAFQIIVSQIPDFHNMEWLSILAAVMSFTYSSIGFGLGLAQVIENGYAMGSITGVSASSAADKVWNISQALGDIAFAYPYSLILLEIQDTLKSPPTENETMRKASTIALVVTTFFYLCCGAFGYAAFGEDTPGNLLTGFGFYEPYWLIDFANACIVLHLVGGYQVYSQPVFATIEKWFAERHPASRFINNNYSLKLPLLPAFGLNAFRICFRTLYVVSTTAISMIFPYFNQMGRIPCCEKDNVKRGQWTPEEDNKLSSYIAQHGTRNWRLIPKNAGLQRCGKSCRLRWTNYLRPDLKHGQFTDAEEQTIVKFHSVLGNRWSAIAAQLPGRTDNDVKNHWNTKLKKKLSGMGIDPVTHKPFSHLMAEIATTLAAPQVVHLADAALGCFKDEMLHLLTKKRIDFQLQQPNSNVAPGNASSPYIVGKHDENDDTIEKIKLGLSRAMQEPGMLPQNKTWDSTGATSANFAGDCSGFPASISGFQCRPAFGNEGAVSPWSQSMCTGSTCTAGDQQGRLHEKLEVENGEESEGGKEIRNSSSIFNTDCVLWDLPSDDLMNPIV, encoded by the exons ATGGGAGAAGAAGTAGAGCCACAAGAGACACCGCTGTTACAGAAACAGGCAGCAGAAACTGCTCTCGAAAGAACTG GGACATTATGGACCGCAGTAGCACATATAATAACAGGGGTGATAGGCTCAGGAGTGCTGTCACTAGCTTGGAGCATGGCGCAGTTAGGGTGGATTGCAGGTCCATTAACGATGATGTGTTTTGCATTGGTTACCCTTCTTTCTACTTACCTTCTCTGCGACTGTTATCGCTTCCCTCATCCTGAACTTGGTCCTTCACGAAATCGCTCTTACCTTCAAGCTGTTGATGTCAGTTTAG GGAAAAAGGCTTCTTGGATATGTGGCATCTTTGTAGAATTAAGTTTATATGGGACAGGAATTGCTTATACCATTACATCTGCTATCAGCAtgag GGCGATTAGGAAATCGAACTGTTACCACAAAGAAGGGCATAGCGCTGCCTGTGAATTTTCAGACACTTCATATATGCTAATATTTGGAGCTTTTCAAATTATAGTGTCCCAGATACCAGATTTCCATAACATGGAATGGCTATCAATCCTTGCTGCAGTCATGTCCTTCACATACTCCTCCATAGGATTTGGACTTGGCCTTGCACAAGTTATAG AGAATGGATATGCAATGGGTAGCATTACAGGAGTGTCTGCTTCTAGTGCAGCAGATAAAGTGTGGAATATATCTCAAGCACTTGGGGATATCGCATTTGCATATCCATATTCCCTAATTCTTCTTGAAATACAG GATACATTGAAATCACCTCCAACGGAAAATGAGACCATGAGGAAAGCATCCACAATAGCACTAGTTGTCACAACGTTTTTCTATCTATGTTGTGGAGCCTTCGGATATGCAGCTTTTGGAGAAGATACACCTGGAAATCTCTTGACAGGATTCGGATTTTATGAACCCTATTGGCTTATTGACTTTGCTAATGCTTGTATAGTGCTTCATCTAGTTGGAGGTTATCAG GTCTACAGCCAGCCTGTATTTGCAACAATCGAGAAATGGTTTGCAGAGAGGCATCCGGCCAGCAGATTTATAAACAATAACTACAGCTTGAAACTCCCATTGTTGCCAGCTTTCGGGTTAAACGCCTTCAGGATATGCTTCCGAACCCTATATGTAGTGTCGACAACCGCAATCTCAATGATCTTTCCTTACTTCAACCAG ATGGGCAGAATTCCATGTTGTGAGAAGGATAACGTAAAAAGGGGACAATGGACACCTGAAGAAGACAACAAACTTTCTTCCTATATCGCCCAACATGGAACCCGCAACTGGCGGCTTATCCCCAAGAATGCCG GTCTCCAAAGATGCGGGAAGAGTTGCAGGCTGCGATGGACAAATTATCTTCGTCCTGATCTCAAGCACGGCCAATTCACCGATGCTGAAGAACAAACCATTGTCAAGTTTCATTCCGTTCTTGGCAACAG ATGGTCAGCAATTGCAGCTCAGCTTCCTGGACGGACAGACAATGATGTCAAGAATCACTGGAATACTAAGCTGAAAAAGAAGCTTTCAGGTATGGGTATTGATCCTGTCACACACAAGCCCTTCTCACACCTCATGGCTGAGATCGCCACCACGCTAGCAGCGCCACAGGTGGTTCACCTTGCAGATGCAGCTCTAGGTTGCTTCAAGGATGAAATGCTTCACCTCCTCACTAAAAAGCGAATCGACTTCCAGTTGCAACAGCCAAACTCCAATGTGGCACCGGGGAACGCCTCATCACCTTACATAGTTGGTAAACACGACGAGAATGATGATACTATTGAGAAAATCAAGCTTGGTTTATCAAGAGCTATGCAAGAACCTGGTATGCTACCCCAAAACAAGACCTGGGACTCTACAGGTGCAACATCTGCAAATTTTGCAGGGGACTGCAGTGGTTTCCCTGCATCAATCAGCGGATTTCAATGCAGGCCAGCTTTCGGCAACGAAGGGGCTGTATCACCATGGAGCCAGAGTATGTGCACTGGAAGCACATGCACAGCCGGAGATCAACAAGGTCGGTTGCATGAAAAACTAGAGGTTGAGAATGGTGAGGAATCTGAAGGTGGAAAAGAGATTAGGAACAGCTCCAGTATATTTAATACAGACTGTGTATTATGGGATTTACCCTCTGATGACTTGATGAATCCTATAGTTTAA